One Aquarana catesbeiana isolate 2022-GZ linkage group LG04, ASM4218655v1, whole genome shotgun sequence genomic region harbors:
- the TSNAX gene encoding translin-associated protein X produces the protein MGDKEGSGTFKRNKHDFKPSQRKDGKGSTIDSSSPVILAFQLFQHELDARHDKYERLVKYSRDITTESKRTIFLLHRVISEPNKDDVLVEANRKLDGVREKMKQVALELVDEDIYQYYRAITCGLQEYVEAVTFQHFITNRTLLSLEDINKQLIFDNNINIASNNEDQTRQSILSLQITHVDYLLGVADLTGELMRLCISSVGNGDINTPFELTQFLREIFDGFAYIGNTGPYEISRKLYTLKQSLGKVENACYMLKVRGSEIPKHMLADLFVSKSELLEHDDGMS, from the exons gATCCGGAACATTTAAAAGAAACAAACATGACTTTAAACCGTCCCAGAGGAAAGATGGGAAAGGAAGTACCATTGACTCTTCATCACCAGTGATACTTGCTTTTCAAT TATTTCAGCATGAACTGGATGCAAGGCATGACAAATATGAGCGGCTTGTGAAGTATAGCAGAGACATAACAACTGAAAGCAAGAGAACAATATTCCTTTTACATAGAGTTATCAG tgAACCCAACAAAGATGATGTTCTGGTTGAAGCAAACAGAAAACTAGATGGCGTACGAGAAAAAATGAAACAGGTGGCCCTGGAGCTTGTGGATGAAGATATATATCAGTACTACAGAGCAATTACATGTG GTCTTCAGGAATATGTTGAAGCCGTCACCTTTCAACATTTCATTACAAACAGAACGCTTTTAAGCCTTGAGGATATTAACAAACAGCTAATATTTGATAATAAT attaatattGCCTCAAACAATGAAGACCAAACCAGACAGAGCATATTAAGCCTGCAGATAACTCATGTGGATTATTTGCTTGGAGTAGCTGACCTTACTGGAGAGCTGATGCGTTTGTGCATAAGTAGTGTCGGAAACGGTGACATCAATACCCCCTTTGAACTGACTCAGTTCTTGCGTGAAATTTTTGATGGATTTGCTTACATTGGTAACACTGGTCCATACGAGATTTCAAGAAAGTTGTATACCTTAAAACAGAGCCTGGGAAAAGTGGAAAATGCCTGTTACATGTTAAAAGTGAGAGGCTCAGAAATTCCAAAACACATGCTTGCTGATCTGTTTGTATCCAAATCCGAACTCCTTGAACATGATGATGGCATGTCTTAA